In one Suricata suricatta isolate VVHF042 chromosome 9, meerkat_22Aug2017_6uvM2_HiC, whole genome shotgun sequence genomic region, the following are encoded:
- the MAN2A2 gene encoding alpha-mannosidase 2x isoform X3, which yields MKLKKQVTVCGAAVFCVAVFSLYLMLDRVQHDPTRHQNGGNFPRSQISVLQNRIEQLEQLLEENHEIISHIKDSVLELTANAEGPPAMVPYYTANGSWVVPPEPRPSFFSVSPQDCQFALGGRGQKPELQMLTISEELPFDNVDGGVWKQGFDISYSPHDWDAEDLQVFVVPHSHNDPGWIKTFDKYYTEQTQHILNSMVSKLQEDPRRRFLWAEVSFFAKWWDNISAQKKAAVRRLVGNGQLEIVTGGWVMPDEANSHYFALIDQLIEGHQWLEKNLGATPRSGWAVDPFGYSPTVPYLLRRANLTSMLIQRVHYAIKKHFASTHSLEFMWRQTWDPDSSTDIFCHMMPFYSYDVPHTCGPDPKICCQFDFKRLPGGRINCPWKVPPRAITEANVAERAALLLDQYRKKSRLFRSNVLLVPLGDDFRYDKPQEWDAQFLNYQRLFDFLNSKPDLHVQAQFGTLSDYFDALYKRTGVEPGARPPGFPVLSGDFFSYADREDHYWTGYFTSRPFYKSLDRVLEAHLRGAEILYSLAAAHARRAGLASQYPLSNFALLTEARRTLGLFQHHDAITGTAKEAVVADYGVRLLRSLVSLKQVIINAAHYLVLGDKETYHFDPEAPFLQMDDTRLTHDALPERTVIQLDSSPRYVVLFNPLEQERFSVVSLLVSSPRVRVLSEEGQPLAVQIGAHWSSATDVVPDVYQVSVPIRLPALGLGVLQLQLGLDGHRTLPSSVRVYLHGRRLSISRQDAFPLRVIDSGTSDFALSNRYMQVWFSGLTGLLKSIRRVDEEQEQRVDMEFLIYGTRASKDKSGAYLFLPDGEAQPYVPREPPVLRVTEGPFFSEVVAYYEHVRQAVRLYNLPGVEGLSLDMSSLVDIRDYINKELALRIHTDIGSQGAFFTDLNGFQVQPRRYLKKLPLQANFYPMPVMAYIQDAQNRLTLHTAQALGVSSLHDGQP from the exons ATGAAGCTGAAAAAGCAGGTGACAGTGTGTGGGGCTGCTGTCTTCTGTGTGGCCGTCTTCTCGCTTTACCTCATGCTGGACCGAGTGCAGCATGATCCCACCCGTCACCAGAATGGTGGGAACTTCCCCCGG AGCCAAATTTCTGTGCTGCAGAACCGCATCGAGCAGCTGGAGCAGCTGTTGGaggagaaccatgagatcatcagcCACATCAAGGACTCGGTGCTGGAGCTGACGGCCAATGCGGAGGGCCCGCCCGCCATGGTGCCCTACTACACGGCCAATGGCTCCTGGGTGGTGCCACCGGAGCCCCGGCCCAGCTTCTTCTCCGTCTCCCCTCAAGACTGCCAGTTTGCTCTGGGGGGCCGGGGCCAGAAGCCAGAGCTGCAG ATGCTGACCATATCAGAGGAGTTGCCGTTTGACAACGTGGATGGCGGCGTGTGGAAGCAAGGCTTCGACATCTCCTACAGCCCTCATGACTGGGACGCCGAAGACTTGCAGGTGTTCGTGGTGCCGCACTCTCACAACGACCCAG GCTGGATCAAGACCTTTGACAAGTACTACACGGAGCAGACCCAGCACATCCTCAACAGCATGGTGTCCAAGCTGCAGGAGGACCCCCGGCGGCGCTTCCTCTGGGCCGAAGTCTCCTTCTTCGCCAAGTGGTGGGACAACATCAGTGCCCAAAAGAAAGCAGCTGTCCGAAG GCTGGTGGGAAATGGACAGCTGGAGATCGTGACAGGAGGCTGGGTGATGCCAGATGAGGCCAATTCTCATTACTTTGCACTGATCGACCAGCTCATTGAGGGGCACCAGTGGCTGGAGAAAAACCTCG GAGCAACCCCGCGCTCTGGCTGGGCCGTGGACCCCTTCGGATACAGCCCCACTGTTCCTTACCTGCTGCGCCGTGCCAACCTGACCAGCATGCTGATTCAGAGAGTGCACTATGCCATCAAGAAGCACTTTGCTTCCACGCATAGCCTGGAGTTCATGTGGAGACAGACCTGGG ACCCAGACTCCAGCACAGACATCTTCTGCCACATGATGCCCTTCTACAGCTACGACGTGCCCCACACCTGTGGCCCGGATCCCAAGATCTGCTGTCAGTTTGATTTCAAACGCTTGCCTGGTGGGCGCATCAACTGCCCCTGGAAGGTGCCGCCCCGGGCGATCACAGAGGCGAACGTGGCCGAGAG GGCAGCGCTGCTCCTGGACCAGTACCGGAAGAAGTCTCGGCTGTTCCGAAGCAACGTCCTCCTGGTGCCGCTGGGGGACGACTTCCGATATGACAAGCCCCAGGAGTGGGACGCCCAGTTCTTGAACTACCAGAGGCTCTTCGACTTCCTCAACAGCAAACCTGACCTCCACGTGCAG GCCCAGTTTGGCACCCTCTCTGACTATTTTGATGCTCTGTACAAGAGGACAGGGGTGGAGCCGGGGGCCCGGCCTCCAGGGTTTCCCGTGCTGAGCGGGGATTTCTTCTCCTACGCCGACCGTGAGGACCATTACTGGACGGGCTATTTCACTTCCCGGCCCTTCTACAAGAGCTTGGACCGTGTCCTGGAGGCCCACCTGCG GGGGGCGGAGATCCTGTACAGCCTGGCTGCAGCCCACGCCCGCCGCGCTGGACTGGCTAGCCAGTACCCGCTCTCCAACTTCGCCCTTCTGACGGAAGCCCGGCGCACCCTGGGGCTCTTCCAGCACCACGACGCCATCACCGGAACCGCCAAGGAGGCGGTCGTGGCCGACTATGGCGTCAG GCTCCTGCGCTCCCTCGTCAGCCTGAAGCAGGTCATCATCAATGCAGCACACTACCTGGTGCTGGGGGATAAGGAGACCTACCACTTCGACCCTGAAGCCCCCTTTCTCCAAATg GACGACACCCGCCTGACTCACGACGCCCTCCCGGAGCGCACAGTTATCCAGCTGGACTCCTCGCCCAG GTATGTGGTGCTGTTCAACCCGCTGGAGCAGGAGCGGTTCAGCGTGGTGTCCCTGCTGGTCAGCTCGCCCCGCGTGCGTGTCCTTTCTGAGGAGGGCCAGCCGCTGGCCGTGCAGATCGGCGCGCACTGGAGCTCTGCCACCGACGTGGTCCCCGACGTCTACCAG GTGTCCGTGCCCATCCGCCTGCCAGCCCTTGGCCTTGGCGTGCTGCAGCTGCAGCTGGGCCTGGACGGGCACCGCACACTGCCCTCCTCCGTGCGCGTCTACCTGCATGGCCGGCGGCTCTCCATCAGCAGACAGGACGCCTTTCCTCTGCGTGTTATCGACTCTGGCACCAGCGACTTTGCCCTCAGCAACCGCTACATGCAGGTCTGGTTCTCAGGCCTTACCGGGCTCCTCAAG AGCATCCGAAGGGTGGACGAGGAGCAGGAGCAGCGGGTGGACATGGAGTTCCTCATTTACGGCACCCGCGCGTCCAAAGACAAGAGTGGAGCCTACCTCTTCCTGCCTGATGGGGAGGCCCAG CCCTACGTCCCCAGGGAGCCCCCTGTGCTGCGTGTCACCGAGGGCCCTTTCTTCTCGGAGGTGGTCGCCTACTACGAGCATGTTCGCCAGGCGGTGCGGCTCTATAACCTGCCAG GGGTGGAGGGGCTGTCCCTGGACATGTCATCCCTGGTGGACATCCGGGACTACATCAACAAGGAGCTGGCCCTGCGCATCCACACGGACATTGGCAGCCAGGGCGCCTTCTTCACGGACCTCAACGGCTTTCAG GTGCAGCCCCGGCGCTATCTGAAGAAGCTACCCCTGCAGGCCAACTTCTACCCCATGCCAGTCATGGCCTACATCCAGGATGCCCAGAACCGCCTCACCCTGCATACAGCGCAGGCCTTGGGTGTCTCCAGCCTGCACGATG GGCAGCCTTAA
- the MAN2A2 gene encoding alpha-mannosidase 2x isoform X2 translates to MKLKKQVTVCGAAVFCVAVFSLYLMLDRVQHDPTRHQNGGNFPRSQISVLQNRIEQLEQLLEENHEIISHIKDSVLELTANAEGPPAMVPYYTANGSWVVPPEPRPSFFSVSPQDCQFALGGRGQKPELQMLTISEELPFDNVDGGVWKQGFDISYSPHDWDAEDLQVFVVPHSHNDPGWIKTFDKYYTEQTQHILNSMVSKLQEDPRRRFLWAEVSFFAKWWDNISAQKKAAVRRLVGNGQLEIVTGGWVMPDEANSHYFALIDQLIEGHQWLEKNLGATPRSGWAVDPFGYSPTVPYLLRRANLTSMLIQRVHYAIKKHFASTHSLEFMWRQTWDPDSSTDIFCHMMPFYSYDVPHTCGPDPKICCQFDFKRLPGGRINCPWKVPPRAITEANVAERAALLLDQYRKKSRLFRSNVLLVPLGDDFRYDKPQEWDAQFLNYQRLFDFLNSKPDLHVQAQFGTLSDYFDALYKRTGVEPGARPPGFPVLSGDFFSYADREDHYWTGYFTSRPFYKSLDRVLEAHLRGAEILYSLAAAHARRAGLASQYPLSNFALLTEARRTLGLFQHHDAITGTAKEAVVADYGVRLLRSLVSLKQVIINAAHYLVLGDKETYHFDPEAPFLQMDDTRLTHDALPERTVIQLDSSPRYVVLFNPLEQERFSVVSLLVSSPRVRVLSEEGQPLAVQIGAHWSSATDVVPDVYQVSVPIRLPALGLGVLQLQLGLDGHRTLPSSVRVYLHGRRLSISRQDAFPLRVIDSGTSDFALSNRYMQVWFSGLTGLLKSIRRVDEEQEQRVDMEFLIYGTRASKDKSGAYLFLPDGEAQPYVPREPPVLRVTEGPFFSEVVAYYEHVRQAVRLYNLPGVEGLSLDMSSLVDIRDYINKELALRIHTDIGSQGAFFTDLNGFQVQPRRYLKKLPLQANFYPMPVMAYIQDAQNRLTLHTAQALGVSSLHDGQLEVILDRRLMQDDNRGLGQGLKDNKRTCNHFRLLLERRTLGSEVQDGRTTSYPSLLSHLTSTYLNTPVLALPVAKRQLPGPGLRSFRPLASSLPCDFHLLNLRTLQAEDDALPSAETALLLHRKGFDCGLEAKNLGFNCTTSQGKVALGSLFHGLDVAFLQPTSLTLLYPLASPSNSTDVYLEPMEIATFRLRLG, encoded by the exons ATGAAGCTGAAAAAGCAGGTGACAGTGTGTGGGGCTGCTGTCTTCTGTGTGGCCGTCTTCTCGCTTTACCTCATGCTGGACCGAGTGCAGCATGATCCCACCCGTCACCAGAATGGTGGGAACTTCCCCCGG AGCCAAATTTCTGTGCTGCAGAACCGCATCGAGCAGCTGGAGCAGCTGTTGGaggagaaccatgagatcatcagcCACATCAAGGACTCGGTGCTGGAGCTGACGGCCAATGCGGAGGGCCCGCCCGCCATGGTGCCCTACTACACGGCCAATGGCTCCTGGGTGGTGCCACCGGAGCCCCGGCCCAGCTTCTTCTCCGTCTCCCCTCAAGACTGCCAGTTTGCTCTGGGGGGCCGGGGCCAGAAGCCAGAGCTGCAG ATGCTGACCATATCAGAGGAGTTGCCGTTTGACAACGTGGATGGCGGCGTGTGGAAGCAAGGCTTCGACATCTCCTACAGCCCTCATGACTGGGACGCCGAAGACTTGCAGGTGTTCGTGGTGCCGCACTCTCACAACGACCCAG GCTGGATCAAGACCTTTGACAAGTACTACACGGAGCAGACCCAGCACATCCTCAACAGCATGGTGTCCAAGCTGCAGGAGGACCCCCGGCGGCGCTTCCTCTGGGCCGAAGTCTCCTTCTTCGCCAAGTGGTGGGACAACATCAGTGCCCAAAAGAAAGCAGCTGTCCGAAG GCTGGTGGGAAATGGACAGCTGGAGATCGTGACAGGAGGCTGGGTGATGCCAGATGAGGCCAATTCTCATTACTTTGCACTGATCGACCAGCTCATTGAGGGGCACCAGTGGCTGGAGAAAAACCTCG GAGCAACCCCGCGCTCTGGCTGGGCCGTGGACCCCTTCGGATACAGCCCCACTGTTCCTTACCTGCTGCGCCGTGCCAACCTGACCAGCATGCTGATTCAGAGAGTGCACTATGCCATCAAGAAGCACTTTGCTTCCACGCATAGCCTGGAGTTCATGTGGAGACAGACCTGGG ACCCAGACTCCAGCACAGACATCTTCTGCCACATGATGCCCTTCTACAGCTACGACGTGCCCCACACCTGTGGCCCGGATCCCAAGATCTGCTGTCAGTTTGATTTCAAACGCTTGCCTGGTGGGCGCATCAACTGCCCCTGGAAGGTGCCGCCCCGGGCGATCACAGAGGCGAACGTGGCCGAGAG GGCAGCGCTGCTCCTGGACCAGTACCGGAAGAAGTCTCGGCTGTTCCGAAGCAACGTCCTCCTGGTGCCGCTGGGGGACGACTTCCGATATGACAAGCCCCAGGAGTGGGACGCCCAGTTCTTGAACTACCAGAGGCTCTTCGACTTCCTCAACAGCAAACCTGACCTCCACGTGCAG GCCCAGTTTGGCACCCTCTCTGACTATTTTGATGCTCTGTACAAGAGGACAGGGGTGGAGCCGGGGGCCCGGCCTCCAGGGTTTCCCGTGCTGAGCGGGGATTTCTTCTCCTACGCCGACCGTGAGGACCATTACTGGACGGGCTATTTCACTTCCCGGCCCTTCTACAAGAGCTTGGACCGTGTCCTGGAGGCCCACCTGCG GGGGGCGGAGATCCTGTACAGCCTGGCTGCAGCCCACGCCCGCCGCGCTGGACTGGCTAGCCAGTACCCGCTCTCCAACTTCGCCCTTCTGACGGAAGCCCGGCGCACCCTGGGGCTCTTCCAGCACCACGACGCCATCACCGGAACCGCCAAGGAGGCGGTCGTGGCCGACTATGGCGTCAG GCTCCTGCGCTCCCTCGTCAGCCTGAAGCAGGTCATCATCAATGCAGCACACTACCTGGTGCTGGGGGATAAGGAGACCTACCACTTCGACCCTGAAGCCCCCTTTCTCCAAATg GACGACACCCGCCTGACTCACGACGCCCTCCCGGAGCGCACAGTTATCCAGCTGGACTCCTCGCCCAG GTATGTGGTGCTGTTCAACCCGCTGGAGCAGGAGCGGTTCAGCGTGGTGTCCCTGCTGGTCAGCTCGCCCCGCGTGCGTGTCCTTTCTGAGGAGGGCCAGCCGCTGGCCGTGCAGATCGGCGCGCACTGGAGCTCTGCCACCGACGTGGTCCCCGACGTCTACCAG GTGTCCGTGCCCATCCGCCTGCCAGCCCTTGGCCTTGGCGTGCTGCAGCTGCAGCTGGGCCTGGACGGGCACCGCACACTGCCCTCCTCCGTGCGCGTCTACCTGCATGGCCGGCGGCTCTCCATCAGCAGACAGGACGCCTTTCCTCTGCGTGTTATCGACTCTGGCACCAGCGACTTTGCCCTCAGCAACCGCTACATGCAGGTCTGGTTCTCAGGCCTTACCGGGCTCCTCAAG AGCATCCGAAGGGTGGACGAGGAGCAGGAGCAGCGGGTGGACATGGAGTTCCTCATTTACGGCACCCGCGCGTCCAAAGACAAGAGTGGAGCCTACCTCTTCCTGCCTGATGGGGAGGCCCAG CCCTACGTCCCCAGGGAGCCCCCTGTGCTGCGTGTCACCGAGGGCCCTTTCTTCTCGGAGGTGGTCGCCTACTACGAGCATGTTCGCCAGGCGGTGCGGCTCTATAACCTGCCAG GGGTGGAGGGGCTGTCCCTGGACATGTCATCCCTGGTGGACATCCGGGACTACATCAACAAGGAGCTGGCCCTGCGCATCCACACGGACATTGGCAGCCAGGGCGCCTTCTTCACGGACCTCAACGGCTTTCAG GTGCAGCCCCGGCGCTATCTGAAGAAGCTACCCCTGCAGGCCAACTTCTACCCCATGCCAGTCATGGCCTACATCCAGGATGCCCAGAACCGCCTCACCCTGCATACAGCGCAGGCCTTGGGTGTCTCCAGCCTGCACGATG GCCAGCTGGAGGTGATCCTGGACCGTCGGCTGATGCAGGATGACAACCGGGGTCTGGGTCAGGGGCTCAAGGACAACAAAAGAACCTGCAACCATTTCCGCCTCCTGTTGGAACGGCGAACCCTGGGCAGCGAG GTCCAGGATGGCCGCACTACCAGTTACCCGTCCCTCCTCAGCCACCTGACCTCCACCTACCTGAACACCCCAGTGCTCGCCCTGCCTGTAGCCAAGAGGCAGCTCCCCGGCCCCGGTCTGCGCTCATTTCGTCCCCTGGCGTCCTCCCTGCCCTGTGATTTCCACCTGCTTAACCTGCGGACGCTGCAGGCCGAG GATGATGCCTTGCCCTCGGCGGAGACCGCGCTCCTCTTACACCGCAAGGGTTTCGACTGTGGCCTTGAGGCCAAGAACTTGGGCTTCAACTGCACCACGAGCCAAGGCAAG GTGGCCCTGGGGAGCCTTTTCCACGGCCTGGATGTGGCTTTCCTGCAGCCGACCTCCCTGACGTTACTGTACCCTCTGGCCTCGCCCTCCAACAGCACCGACGTCTATCTGGAGCCCATGGAGATTGCCACCTTCCGCCTCCGCTTGGGCTAG
- the MAN2A2 gene encoding alpha-mannosidase 2x isoform X1: MKLKKQVTVCGAAVFCVAVFSLYLMLDRVQHDPTRHQNGGNFPRSQISVLQNRIEQLEQLLEENHEIISHIKDSVLELTANAEGPPAMVPYYTANGSWVVPPEPRPSFFSVSPQDCQFALGGRGQKPELQMLTISEELPFDNVDGGVWKQGFDISYSPHDWDAEDLQVFVVPHSHNDPGWIKTFDKYYTEQTQHILNSMVSKLQEDPRRRFLWAEVSFFAKWWDNISAQKKAAVRRLVGNGQLEIVTGGWVMPDEANSHYFALIDQLIEGHQWLEKNLGATPRSGWAVDPFGYSPTVPYLLRRANLTSMLIQRVHYAIKKHFASTHSLEFMWRQTWDPDSSTDIFCHMMPFYSYDVPHTCGPDPKICCQFDFKRLPGGRINCPWKVPPRAITEANVAERAALLLDQYRKKSRLFRSNVLLVPLGDDFRYDKPQEWDAQFLNYQRLFDFLNSKPDLHVQAQFGTLSDYFDALYKRTGVEPGARPPGFPVLSGDFFSYADREDHYWTGYFTSRPFYKSLDRVLEAHLRGAEILYSLAAAHARRAGLASQYPLSNFALLTEARRTLGLFQHHDAITGTAKEAVVADYGVRLLRSLVSLKQVIINAAHYLVLGDKETYHFDPEAPFLQMDDTRLTHDALPERTVIQLDSSPRYVVLFNPLEQERFSVVSLLVSSPRVRVLSEEGQPLAVQIGAHWSSATDVVPDVYQVSVPIRLPALGLGVLQLQLGLDGHRTLPSSVRVYLHGRRLSISRQDAFPLRVIDSGTSDFALSNRYMQVWFSGLTGLLKSIRRVDEEQEQRVDMEFLIYGTRASKDKSGAYLFLPDGEAQPYVPREPPVLRVTEGPFFSEVVAYYEHVRQAVRLYNLPGVEGLSLDMSSLVDIRDYINKELALRIHTDIGSQGAFFTDLNGFQVQPRRYLKKLPLQANFYPMPVMAYIQDAQNRLTLHTAQALGVSSLHDGQLEVILDRRLMQDDNRGLGQGLKDNKRTCNHFRLLLERRTLGSEPGFFSKLAAMFRGLIFPSSRSSNREVQDGRTTSYPSLLSHLTSTYLNTPVLALPVAKRQLPGPGLRSFRPLASSLPCDFHLLNLRTLQAEDDALPSAETALLLHRKGFDCGLEAKNLGFNCTTSQGKVALGSLFHGLDVAFLQPTSLTLLYPLASPSNSTDVYLEPMEIATFRLRLG; the protein is encoded by the exons ATGAAGCTGAAAAAGCAGGTGACAGTGTGTGGGGCTGCTGTCTTCTGTGTGGCCGTCTTCTCGCTTTACCTCATGCTGGACCGAGTGCAGCATGATCCCACCCGTCACCAGAATGGTGGGAACTTCCCCCGG AGCCAAATTTCTGTGCTGCAGAACCGCATCGAGCAGCTGGAGCAGCTGTTGGaggagaaccatgagatcatcagcCACATCAAGGACTCGGTGCTGGAGCTGACGGCCAATGCGGAGGGCCCGCCCGCCATGGTGCCCTACTACACGGCCAATGGCTCCTGGGTGGTGCCACCGGAGCCCCGGCCCAGCTTCTTCTCCGTCTCCCCTCAAGACTGCCAGTTTGCTCTGGGGGGCCGGGGCCAGAAGCCAGAGCTGCAG ATGCTGACCATATCAGAGGAGTTGCCGTTTGACAACGTGGATGGCGGCGTGTGGAAGCAAGGCTTCGACATCTCCTACAGCCCTCATGACTGGGACGCCGAAGACTTGCAGGTGTTCGTGGTGCCGCACTCTCACAACGACCCAG GCTGGATCAAGACCTTTGACAAGTACTACACGGAGCAGACCCAGCACATCCTCAACAGCATGGTGTCCAAGCTGCAGGAGGACCCCCGGCGGCGCTTCCTCTGGGCCGAAGTCTCCTTCTTCGCCAAGTGGTGGGACAACATCAGTGCCCAAAAGAAAGCAGCTGTCCGAAG GCTGGTGGGAAATGGACAGCTGGAGATCGTGACAGGAGGCTGGGTGATGCCAGATGAGGCCAATTCTCATTACTTTGCACTGATCGACCAGCTCATTGAGGGGCACCAGTGGCTGGAGAAAAACCTCG GAGCAACCCCGCGCTCTGGCTGGGCCGTGGACCCCTTCGGATACAGCCCCACTGTTCCTTACCTGCTGCGCCGTGCCAACCTGACCAGCATGCTGATTCAGAGAGTGCACTATGCCATCAAGAAGCACTTTGCTTCCACGCATAGCCTGGAGTTCATGTGGAGACAGACCTGGG ACCCAGACTCCAGCACAGACATCTTCTGCCACATGATGCCCTTCTACAGCTACGACGTGCCCCACACCTGTGGCCCGGATCCCAAGATCTGCTGTCAGTTTGATTTCAAACGCTTGCCTGGTGGGCGCATCAACTGCCCCTGGAAGGTGCCGCCCCGGGCGATCACAGAGGCGAACGTGGCCGAGAG GGCAGCGCTGCTCCTGGACCAGTACCGGAAGAAGTCTCGGCTGTTCCGAAGCAACGTCCTCCTGGTGCCGCTGGGGGACGACTTCCGATATGACAAGCCCCAGGAGTGGGACGCCCAGTTCTTGAACTACCAGAGGCTCTTCGACTTCCTCAACAGCAAACCTGACCTCCACGTGCAG GCCCAGTTTGGCACCCTCTCTGACTATTTTGATGCTCTGTACAAGAGGACAGGGGTGGAGCCGGGGGCCCGGCCTCCAGGGTTTCCCGTGCTGAGCGGGGATTTCTTCTCCTACGCCGACCGTGAGGACCATTACTGGACGGGCTATTTCACTTCCCGGCCCTTCTACAAGAGCTTGGACCGTGTCCTGGAGGCCCACCTGCG GGGGGCGGAGATCCTGTACAGCCTGGCTGCAGCCCACGCCCGCCGCGCTGGACTGGCTAGCCAGTACCCGCTCTCCAACTTCGCCCTTCTGACGGAAGCCCGGCGCACCCTGGGGCTCTTCCAGCACCACGACGCCATCACCGGAACCGCCAAGGAGGCGGTCGTGGCCGACTATGGCGTCAG GCTCCTGCGCTCCCTCGTCAGCCTGAAGCAGGTCATCATCAATGCAGCACACTACCTGGTGCTGGGGGATAAGGAGACCTACCACTTCGACCCTGAAGCCCCCTTTCTCCAAATg GACGACACCCGCCTGACTCACGACGCCCTCCCGGAGCGCACAGTTATCCAGCTGGACTCCTCGCCCAG GTATGTGGTGCTGTTCAACCCGCTGGAGCAGGAGCGGTTCAGCGTGGTGTCCCTGCTGGTCAGCTCGCCCCGCGTGCGTGTCCTTTCTGAGGAGGGCCAGCCGCTGGCCGTGCAGATCGGCGCGCACTGGAGCTCTGCCACCGACGTGGTCCCCGACGTCTACCAG GTGTCCGTGCCCATCCGCCTGCCAGCCCTTGGCCTTGGCGTGCTGCAGCTGCAGCTGGGCCTGGACGGGCACCGCACACTGCCCTCCTCCGTGCGCGTCTACCTGCATGGCCGGCGGCTCTCCATCAGCAGACAGGACGCCTTTCCTCTGCGTGTTATCGACTCTGGCACCAGCGACTTTGCCCTCAGCAACCGCTACATGCAGGTCTGGTTCTCAGGCCTTACCGGGCTCCTCAAG AGCATCCGAAGGGTGGACGAGGAGCAGGAGCAGCGGGTGGACATGGAGTTCCTCATTTACGGCACCCGCGCGTCCAAAGACAAGAGTGGAGCCTACCTCTTCCTGCCTGATGGGGAGGCCCAG CCCTACGTCCCCAGGGAGCCCCCTGTGCTGCGTGTCACCGAGGGCCCTTTCTTCTCGGAGGTGGTCGCCTACTACGAGCATGTTCGCCAGGCGGTGCGGCTCTATAACCTGCCAG GGGTGGAGGGGCTGTCCCTGGACATGTCATCCCTGGTGGACATCCGGGACTACATCAACAAGGAGCTGGCCCTGCGCATCCACACGGACATTGGCAGCCAGGGCGCCTTCTTCACGGACCTCAACGGCTTTCAG GTGCAGCCCCGGCGCTATCTGAAGAAGCTACCCCTGCAGGCCAACTTCTACCCCATGCCAGTCATGGCCTACATCCAGGATGCCCAGAACCGCCTCACCCTGCATACAGCGCAGGCCTTGGGTGTCTCCAGCCTGCACGATG GCCAGCTGGAGGTGATCCTGGACCGTCGGCTGATGCAGGATGACAACCGGGGTCTGGGTCAGGGGCTCAAGGACAACAAAAGAACCTGCAACCATTTCCGCCTCCTGTTGGAACGGCGAACCCTGGGCAGCGAG CCTGGCTTTTTCTCCAAACTGGCAGCCATGTTTAGGGGCTTGATCTTTCCCAGCAGCAGGAGCAGTAACCGAGAG GTCCAGGATGGCCGCACTACCAGTTACCCGTCCCTCCTCAGCCACCTGACCTCCACCTACCTGAACACCCCAGTGCTCGCCCTGCCTGTAGCCAAGAGGCAGCTCCCCGGCCCCGGTCTGCGCTCATTTCGTCCCCTGGCGTCCTCCCTGCCCTGTGATTTCCACCTGCTTAACCTGCGGACGCTGCAGGCCGAG GATGATGCCTTGCCCTCGGCGGAGACCGCGCTCCTCTTACACCGCAAGGGTTTCGACTGTGGCCTTGAGGCCAAGAACTTGGGCTTCAACTGCACCACGAGCCAAGGCAAG GTGGCCCTGGGGAGCCTTTTCCACGGCCTGGATGTGGCTTTCCTGCAGCCGACCTCCCTGACGTTACTGTACCCTCTGGCCTCGCCCTCCAACAGCACCGACGTCTATCTGGAGCCCATGGAGATTGCCACCTTCCGCCTCCGCTTGGGCTAG